The sequence GATATTGAGCCGTAAATAAGGCCCGGATTCCGCTAATTCTGCAGAAAAAACCTTAAAGGAATGATGAGCAGTAGCCGCAACGCATCACAAGCTTGTGCATCGTGTAAATATCAACGTAAAAAGTGCGATCCTCACTGTCCTCTGGCACCCTTTTTCCCACACCATCGAAGAAAAGATTTTATGAATGTACACAAGGTCTTCGGCGTTCGTAACGTTTTGAAGTTGACAAAAAACCTTGGCCATAAGGAAAAATCCGAGGCCATGAAAACCATGATTTACCAAGCTGATGTTCGAGTGAAGGACCCCGTCGGAGGCTGCTGCAGGGTTATTTCCGAGTTGCAGCACCGAATCAAGAATCTCGAGGCCGAATACAGATTCTTGCTTGAGCAATTGGCTGTTTGTCGAGCGCAAAAACAGGCCAAGGCTCCTGTGCATAAGCAGCAGCAATTCTAGATTATTGCATGTAGATAGATGCATGATCTCGATCTTCACAAGATtgtatattgtttttgttttatcttcacAAGCAGACTCCATTGTTTTTTCAGCTTTATGtggatatatagatataaacaaattaatcttagttttagccCTTTCGTGAATAACTCGTTAGACACTTCCCCATacaaaatagatatatatgatTAGGcaatatgtaaatagtaataatgtctccatatatatatatatatatatatatatatatggaattgaTAGACAATATgcattttattaagtttttaacCTTGGAATTTGcacttgttttcttcttctttctctctggTCCCCAACCTAGTCTGtgtttgtctatatatatgtgtgtctgtgtgtgtgtgtttattgATTTGGTGAAAGATTGTGTAATTCTGAATCTGGAATTAGCAGTAGCATTGTTCTACTTTAATTTTCTGGTTAATGTTGtatcatgtcatgtcacatgctTAAACTCTACATACTTGAGGATCTCAATTTTTTCCTACATCAGTTTTTTATCTCcaagaataagaaaaaaccATAATTGTACCTTCCCATTTGATTGAGCAGGGTATCGGTAGAACATGCTTGAAGAACAACCATTGCTAGGACTAGGCGATGGGCTCCAGCAACCTGGCCCGCCCAACAAATTTGCCCGTTCTGCTAGGGGACGGGTAGGCAACACACCTACCCAGGGTGCAGGTGCAGGTGCTACACCAAGCCTTCTTGTCACTGCCCACctcccttctcttcttttctcttctcttcttctccttcctctcatGTTGATGTCGTGCCTCTCTCCATCCATACTTTATCTCATAACGACGCCGACGCCTCTTCTTACGCTTCCTCTCATGTAGGCACCACGCCTCTCTACGATCCAAAACTATGGTCGCCACCGTACGTGGATATGTAAGTTAAAAACCCACGACTCTACGCGTGGGTCTGCAAGCTTTATGACCTATGGTCGCAACCGTGGATTTGTGAGTGTCATGACTTATGACCTATAAGCTTTATGAGCCCGTGGGTCACAGATTTGTCTACTATGCACAGATCTAAGAATTTTTGCGATTTGTTTTGatgtatttgtgatttgtgtatttttttcaagaatatGTTATTGGATGGGGTGGATGGACTGTGATGGTGTTGACGGACAGTGAAGGATGTGGTCGATCACTTTCTCCTCACTGCCCACTTCTTCTCTTTCCCTTCACTTCTCTTATTCTCCGTCCTCGTGCCAACGCCGCGCCTTTCTCCTACCATACTTTATCTCATGCTGACACCGCTTCTTCCAACTTCCCCTTCCTCTTAGGTTGGTGCCGCGCCTCTCTATGACCCAAGACCACAGTCGCTGCCATggatctatattttaaaaacccATAACCTGCGCCCTTGTATCTACAAGTTTCATGACCCACGACCGCTGCCGTGGGTCTGTGAGTTTTATATAATCACGATGGGTCTGTAAGCTTTAAGAGGCCTCTTATGTATTTGtgaattgtgtattttttgtgtgAATAATATGTTGTTGGATGGGTGGTCGAATGGTGATGGTGTCAATCTGCTCGTTCAACAAGCGGATGCTGATAATCAAGGACGTGGGTGGTCACTTTCTCCCTACCGCCcacctctcttctctctccattctcttcctccgactttctcttctcttctcttcttctccttcctctcgTGAAGGCGTCACGCCTCTCtcctaccattttttttttctcatgacgaggccttttcttccttttcctctCATACCTCTTCTGACTTAAGGCAACGATCGCGACCATGAATTAGTATGTTAAAACCCGTGGTGGgtccaaagttttgaatactatACCAGACGCTGTACCGGTTAAGAtactgaaatgaaatatttcagtactaGTATCGTTTCGAGATAACGTTTCAGAATAATGTTTCGAGAtaatcgatatataaataaattattgatataaatatatataaaaattatatgttaaaataatagtctatatataaataaattatatataaatacatatatatatatataaattataaatagtttagtctgaattgagggttaaaaaataagtttatagtttgaaaaaatgaaaaagaaaaaacacaccggccgaaattgaggccggtacgaaACAAATATAGCACCTATACCAGCCGGTACGAAAAATTTTAACCGTATCAGTCGATACGAAAAATTTCAACCATACCAACTAGTAcgatacgaaatttaaaacactgaatGAGTCTGCAAGTTTTTAGACCCACGCTCAAAGTCGTGGATCTGTAAGGTTCATGAGGCCGTGGGTCATAGTTGTGATCGCAGATCTATGCTTCTGTGCACAAATATGTAGATATTTAAATTTGAGCACAGATTTGAAAATCTATGCATAgatatgttgttgttgttgttgttttttttttttttttttgttttttttttttcaatttgcagAGAATCAAGTTCTATGTGGTTTCCTCGTAATCCCATTTTGAGATAAGAATagtaatttgtttattttatgtcgAATTTTGTTgtggttattttttataatgctAGTTCTTTTATTGTGATTGTTTGTAAAATCTGTATACAAAAAGTAGGgaattatttaatttcacaaaaaaaaaaaaaacatagattaatatgtttaaattgaagaaaacatttcaaataatatacaaacatttttatattttaagagatgaaagaaaaaccatttcattaattTCAAGAGAAACATAAggatattttaaagaaataattaattcctATATAATACCTAGGAATAAACTAATCATAAAAATCTCATAGTCTTGAAAACCCTATCAACTTAGACTAAGTGCATGTTTGGAATTACGGTAGGTAatataacttttaactttaagataTTTAGTTGTAGAGTTTAAGTAATAAGATCTAGTATTAAAAAGTTACCGTTATGGTCTGTTAGTATAACATCCAAACCTTCAAAATGAAGGTCTTGGGTTCGACCTCCCTCCttgaattaaagaaaaaaaacacaaaaaaaaaaaaaatcatgtctaaaatattttcaaacatattacatttgtttagaaataatataaaaaattaatttttaaggtagaaataacataaaaaggttattgaattttttaaagattatgactaTATCCTTGAtagaaatgaaaaatcaaatcttataatcAAACAAcgacaaaaataatctcataagaTTTTCAGAAAGTACAAATGAAAAAAGTTTCCATCAACAATGCATAGGtgaaatatcaatataattacGCTCAATATTCAAAGGGCAAAGggtaaagttgtaattatttaaaaattgtgaGTATTTTCGtccatgttaatttttttttaaattcaaattacgTTTGCAttatcaaaaaaacaaatttgagaaaaatcatcaaaatgatattttttttttttgaaacgtAGGTTTTAACCTTTTGAAATTAAAAGGtactttaatatttaaaaaccaaacaaccaaattttatgattaaatatcttttttaggatatttaaacactttttagtttttataaccTTTAATGCAACCTCAAACAAGACGTAAACTAAACTAAATGATGCCTTGTTACAACTCTttgtatatatatctctcttttAAACAAAGGCAGTTACATAAAACTtaagatttatatattaaaaaaaaattgtgtattttAATGATAGATATTATCACATtgatttgatataaaaaaaataatctaataaatattacttttcaatattagattaGGAAAAGCACGCGCTTCACGTAATGTTTTCCATAGGATGCTCTGATTTTTCTCTGGTTGTGGAAGCTGTAACCTGGTTGTcatcaaattctctctctctctctctctctctctctctctcagtttttATCTAAAACTCTTCATGCAAACTCTATTTTcgatgagtaatattaaatataattatagattatGTAaatgttgtgtattttttttaataagagtaaaatttactattaaaaaattagttttcatctataaaataaataataaaagaaaattaaagagagaCAATTTTACATAGTTCGATATAAAAACCTACATCCACAAGTTATTTGGGGGCAAACTCTATTACAATAAGCGACTTTACAATCTCTCGTAATCTCACATATCTcttaatataatagaaaaatttagaGTTTCGTGAGGTTGAAGTTAGTTGCATGCGAGGGTCTGGGCGTAGAGAGCCTCTTTAGATTTGTGGAGATCTCTtccttatatatagatatattttattcttttgagtGATTGAGTCATACTTACCTTGTGAAGCCATTCACTTTAAGGAGTTTGAGTCAACTTCTTTCGTTTTATCTCTTagctttatcttttcttttattattagtgataTATTTTCAATGGGTTGGATTTAGCCAACTTTATCCCTAACAGGAtgtatgttatatttatatcatatatttcttATTCCAAAACCATCAAACTTGAAAAAGTactttgaaaaatgaaagataacTTTACTAATTGAGTAATACTAAGGATAAGCTTTAAATGCATAAGTCTCGcataagtcttttataaaaaagtagatcctataaaaaaaagagtttttttcatactttttcataatgtggtccatttctttttataaaaagcatgcacaatatttgtatatttggaacttatatatatatatatatcattattcttactAATTAGAGAATGAagaattcttctcatcagtaactattcatcatctcacactctatgaaaaaaataataattccaCATCATGTGTGGAGTGTGTGATGTGAATAGTTGTTGATTTGTAACAAAACTCTTAGAGAATTCTACTTTAGGATAAGTACCCTTGATCTTGTCTTATCCAAGTTCCCATGAATATTAGTTTCTCAATTGGTTAATTGATCTTCATCTTTCATACTCCTTGAAAACCAACCAtatcaaagagaaaaataaaaaataaaaaataaaaagaaattgagaaagaaGTATATATTGACGAACAAAAAAATGTTGATTACTCAAAAGGTCCACCTCCTCAGATTCGACTTCAGAGTCGTCGCAGAGTCCGTGTCTAATCTGTCCTAGGATCGTTTTGAAAGTAGTCTCGTTCTTCTCATCGCTGACAAAAGCTAGGACAGAGACGTTGGCAAATTGAACAGAGTGGGAAGATGAGGATCGTAAGAGATAAAGAGTCCCAGATGATATCAAACACATGAACAATCAAGATGACCAGAATGATAAACGTGTACTATGAAGAATCCCACTACCATTTCACTGTTCAAAACACTTAGAATGATGAggaatcataaaataaattttaaggcGAAATCTCACTGTTTAGAACACTCAGAACcctcattaaatatatatttatagtgtcaCACGGtggaaatcttaatttttacttttatgcGTTATTCGTTCAAGAGACATGTCGAACTCGCATTGAGCGACCTATTGAGTGAGTGTAGAGCGAGCTTTTTGTCTGGTGCTTTTGATAATTGAAACAGTGCCAAAAATCCATAACTCATTGTTGTCGAGTCAAGTTATCAATTCAAGCAGACACGTCAACAAAATCAGGCTCCACAAACCCAAGAGCTTCTCCCTATGTTTTGTTGCTACCTCTCATATCATCTCCCACAAAGGATAACTACCTGTGTTGGAAGGCTAATTAGGCAGGACCCTAACTCCGCGAACAACTACTTTTTGCTATGTTGATGGTAGTGTTTAACCTCCTCGATGGTTTCAATAGGATCAAATGATCCTCAGTCTCCTAGCCTCTCGACTTCCCACGAAGTTTGGGTGGTGCTGGAACGCTTGTTCTCTGCCCATTCACATGCTCAATATCTGATTCCAACTCTCTACACTCTCTGCACATTATTGTACCCGATTGACTTGTATTGTATTACATGCTAGGCGTCATTTGGTAACACAATTGTTATAAAGTAttctttagaatattttaagattttttcttttcaaatatcattcaaattcaaaacactttcaatttcaaatcttcaatttttctatttaatcattacttaatcatcacaacttttccaaactctaaataaaacacaaaaaataatactactttttcaaatttcaaaacaaaaaaaaaaaaatattcaaacaattatattcaaataattttttaacattataatatttttattcaaaattttctttcttttcccaaaatctaataaaatatcaactcgaatatttcattattatttacaaatatactaTGTATCCAAACTGGACTTTATATTGTTGTGATATGAACTGCACATTTTTTACATGCAGTTTAGAGGATGTTTGAaaacatatctcatctcatcccatctcaacttcttttcaaacatcatttaaattatgGGTGACAATATATGATACGATTGTTAATTGAACATGAACACGATACGATGATAACGGATTTGGATTTAGtttttgtggcgcccccaatcccccttatataaatacacagggatcgagacaccAAGAtgctgacaacacggtcacacatcccaacgaagtgccagtgtgtgtagatacaacagtgtacaaataaaataacgcagcggatagtcaactaagtaccagaatttatttacaatcaaacatcagtaaaaatttaaatagcagttatacagtcatccataaaaatatattacaatagttttcaaataaacaaacgagtgatcccagatcactcctcgggcagagccgtctcctcaggctcgccctcctcctcctcatctgcatcaaaatctgctttaccacaaaatggtatcgcaggtaagtatgacctaaaataacaacgtaatataaaatgcattaaatgcaactaacatgcatgcacatgaaaaatatgcattttactcaacacattattttccccgaaaataattatttcaacacacgccaaaatcccattttggcccaaaatatctgtaaaacattttcccagaaaaatgatttacccaaaaatccaactcgcactattttcccagaaaatagtgcattaattccatatgcaccatgcattaattccatatgcaccatggcctcccctatgaaccatctgcacgtcctggcttcgtagcggtactcaattccgcgcccagcgcgtacatggccaagcacccacactacgcaacgagcgatgcccagttccgcgcccagcgcggatgtggccagacatcctctagtccccgccagcagaaggaccacggagtcggcacgagaccatctcgtctgatcccattgtcgcccggcgacaacctaggggacgttactcag comes from Juglans microcarpa x Juglans regia isolate MS1-56 chromosome 8S, Jm3101_v1.0, whole genome shotgun sequence and encodes:
- the LOC121244824 gene encoding LOB domain-containing protein 22-like is translated as MMSSSRNASQACASCKYQRKKCDPHCPLAPFFPHHRRKDFMNVHKVFGVRNVLKLTKNLGHKEKSEAMKTMIYQADVRVKDPVGGCCRVISELQHRIKNLEAEYRFLLEQLAVCRAQKQAKAPVHKQQQF